A portion of the Phycodurus eques isolate BA_2022a chromosome 3, UOR_Pequ_1.1, whole genome shotgun sequence genome contains these proteins:
- the LOC133399591 gene encoding dynamin-1-like isoform X3 translates to MGNRGMEDLIPLVNRLQDAFAAIGQNATLDLPQIAVVGGQSAGKSSVLENFVGKDFLPRGSGIVTRRPLVLQLINCPTEFAEFLHCKGKKFTDFEEVRQEIEAETDRVTGQNKGISPVPINLRVYSPNVLNLTLVDLPGMTKVPVGDQPADIEQQIRDMLMQFVTKDNCLLLAVSPANSDLANSDALKVAKEVDPQGLRTIGVITKLDLMDEGTDARDILENKLLPLRRGYVGVVNRSQKDIDGRKDITAALQAERTFFLSHAAYRHLAERMGTAYLQKLLNQQLTNHIRDTLPALRSKLQKQLLHIEKEVTEYKNFNPDDPARKTKALLQMVQQFAVDFEKRIEGCGDQVDTSELSGGAKINRIFHERFPFELVKLESDEKTLRKEISFAIKNIHGIRTGLFTPDMAFETIVKRQMSQIKEPCHKCIDLVINELVNTVRLCGLKLAQYPLLREEMERIVTQHIRDRESRTKEQVLLLVDIELAYINTNHEDFIGFANAQQKSSQMNKKKASANQDEIMVIRKGWLTINNISIMKGGAKEYWFVLTAENLSWYKDDEGSPQRVILFHKIHQVLSCLPL, encoded by the exons ATGGGCAACCGCGGCATGGAGGACCTGATCCCACTGGTCAACCGGCTGCAGGACGCGTTCGCGGCCATCGGCCAGAACGCCACTTTGGACCTGCCTCAGATCGCCGTGGTGGGCGGCCAGAGCGCCGGCAAGAGTTCCGTTCTGGAGAATTTCGTTGGCAA AGATTTCCTCCCGCGGGGTTCAGGTATTGTCACTCGGCGCCCCCTAGTGCTGCAACTCATCAACTGCCCaacag AGTTTGCTGAATTCCTGCACTGCAAAGGAAAAAAGTTCACCGACTTTGAAGAAGTTCGTCAGGAAATTGAAGCGGAAACCGATCGAGTGACGGGACAAAACAAAGGAATCAGTCCCGTTCCCATCAACCTGCGCGTCTACTCTCCCAACG tgtTGAACCTGACGCTGGTGGATCTTCCCGGGATGACCAAGGTTCCGGTGGGTGACCAGCCGGCGGACATCGAGCAGCAGATCAGAGACATGCTCATGCAGTTTGTCACCAAGGACAACTGCCTCCTGTTGGCCGTCTCTCCCGCCAACTCCGACCTCGCCAACTCCGACGCCCTCAAGGTCGCCAAGGAGGTGGACCCCCAAG GTCTCAGAACCATCGGTGTAATCACCAAACTGGACCTGATGGACGAAGGAACCGACGCCAGAGACATCCTGGAGAATAAACTGCTGCCCCTTCGCAGAG GTTACGTCGGCGTGGTGAACCGCAGTCAGAAGGATATCGACGGCCGTAAAGACATAACGGCGGCGCTGCAGGCGGAGAGAACGTTTTTCTTGTCCCACGCGGCCTACCGACACCTGGCCGAGCGGATGGGGACCGCCTACCTGCAGAAACTTCTCAACCAG CAACTGACCAATCACATCCGAGACACGCTGCCCGCTTTACGCAGCAAACTTCAGAAGCAGCTGCTGCACATTGAGAAGGAAGTCACAGAATACAAGAACTTCAACCCAGACGACCCCGCTCGCAAGACCAAGGCCTTGCTGCA GATGGTGCAGCAGTTTGCGGTGGACTTTGAGAAGCGAATCGAAGGTTGTGGAGATCAGGTGGACACGAGCGAGCTCTCAGGAGGAGCCAAGATCAATCGCATCTTTCACGAACGCTTCCCTTTCGAACTTGTTAAA tTGGAGAGTGATGAGAAGACTCTTCGCAAAGAGATCAGCTTCGCGATCAAGAACATTCACGGCATCAG GACAGGTCTTTTCACACCCGACATGGCGTTTGAGACCATAGTCAAGCGTCAGATGAGTCAAATTAAAGAACCTTGTCACAAGTGCATCGACTTAGTCATCAATGAGCTTGTGAACACTGTCAGACTTTGTGGCCTCAAG TTGGCTCAGTATCCGTTGCTGCGGGAAGAGATGGAAAGAATCGTCACTCAGCACATCCGTGACAGAGAAAGTCGCACAAAAGAGCAG GTCCTGCTGCTGGTGGACATTGAGTTGGCGTACATCAACACAAACCATGAAGACTTCATTGGTTTTGCAAA TGCTCAGCAGAAGAGCAGCCAGATGAACAAGAAGAAAGCGAGCGCCAATCAA GATGAGATCATG GTGATTCGTAAAGGCTGGTTGACCATCAACAACATTAGCATCATGAAGGGAGGGGCCAAAGAGTACTGGTTTGTTTTGACCGCTGAGAATTTGTCTTGGTATAAAGACGACGAG GGGTctccacagcgcgtcatccttttccat aagatacaccaagtactctcctgcctgcctctctga
- the LOC133399592 gene encoding gelsolin-like isoform X1: protein MAAFHPEFEQAGLQEGLQVWRVEHMDLAPVPKRLHGSFYCGDAYLVLNSSRRPGCLPQGRLCYHLHYWQGGECTQDEAGAAAILTVQMDDFLQGEPVQFREVQGHESNMFAGYFKAGLKYLAGGVASGFRHIETSDADVRWLLKVKGRRVVRATQVHLSWESFNTGDTFILDLGKELIQWSGCHSNHFEKLKATMVSKRIRDNERCGRASLLICDEGSEPEKMVEVLGHKPDLPEARPDDAKMDARDRKLAKLFKVSNVDGDLDVVMVARQSPFSQKTLLSGDCFILDNGSSGCVYVWKGKDSNAEERHAALKISEEFIQKMNYPTHTQVEVLPEHGETVLFKQFFEDWHYPDDTVGMGMAYMSNQIARIEKVPFDASSLHQSAAMAAQHGMLDAGDGEKQVRSGRPVCALFWNPAVRACVQVWRVEEQNKVSVDSSVIGQFWGGDSYIILYQYRHKDRDGSIIYVWQGARSSQEELTASAILAIQLDEELGGEAVQVRVGQGKEPAHLMSLFGGRPMVVYEGGTSRGRGQKQVADLRLFQIQANVAGHCRAVQVRASSSSLNSGDVFLLASSSGCWMWKGRGSSSAEVRGARHLAGVLRENPVRVEEGQEEGDFWCALGGHEDYCESRRCEAQMAAHPPRLFACSYKTGNFLMEEVPGELTQEDLAPDEVMLLDAWEHVFVWIGKESHEDEKTEAFASASRYIESDPARRDPRTTVVTVKQGFEPPTFTGWFLGWDCRYWTTDPLRRATEAPHV from the exons ATGGCGGCGTTCCACCCAGAGTTTGAGCAGGCGGGTCTCCAGGAGGGTCTCCAAGTGTGGAGGGTTGAGCACATGGACCTGGCCCCCGTTCCCAAGCGTCTTCATGGCTCCTTCTACTGCGGGGACGCTTACCTGGTCCTCAACAGCAGCCGTCGGCCAGGATGCCTCCCGCAGGGGCGGCTGTGCTACCACCTGCACTATTGGCAAGGTGGCGAATGTACCCAGGACGAGGCCGGGGCGGCAGCCATCTTGACAGTCCAGATGGATGACTTCCTGCAGGGGGAGCCGGTCCAGTTCCGTGAAGTCCAGGGTCATGAGTCCAACATGTTTGCGGGATACTTCAAAGCGGGCCTCAAGTACTTG GCGGGGGGCGTGGCTTCAGGATTCCGACACATAGAGACGAGTGACGCTGATGTCAGGTGGCTGCTGAAGGTCAAAGGTCGCCGCGTTGTCAGGGCAACACAAGTCCACCTCAGCTGGGAGAGTTTCAACACAGGAGACACATTCATACTTGACCTGGGAAAG GAGCTCATCCAGTGGTCTGGTTGTCATAGTAACCACTTTGAGAAGTTGAAGGCCACCATG GTGTCCAAGCGTATCCGTGATAACGAGCGTTGCGGGCGTGCCTCGCTGCTGATCTGCGACGAAGGCTCGGAACCTGAAAAGATGGTGGAG GTCCTCGGGCACAAACCTGACCTTCCGGAAGCCCGCCCGGACGATGCCAAGATGGATGCCCGCGACAGGAAATTGGCAAAGCTGTTCAAA GTGTCCAACGTGGACGGGGACTTGGACGTCGTGATGGTGGCCCGACAAAGTCCGTTCTCCCAGAAAACCTTGCTCTCTGGCGACTGTTTCATCCTAGACAATGGAAGCAGCGGATGCGTTTACGTGTGGAAAG GGAAGGACTCAAACGCTGAGGAGCGACATGCGGCTCTAAAGATTTCCGAAGAGTTCATCCAGAAGATGAATTACCCAACACACACCCAG GTCGAGGTCCTTCCTGAGCATGGCGAGACGGTGCTCTTCAAACAATTCTTTGAAGACTGGCACTATCCCGACGACACGGTTGGCATGGGAATGGCCTACATGTCCAATCAAATCGCCAGGATCGAGAAG GTCCCGTTCGATGCGTCGTCTCTCCACCAGTCGGCAGCCATGGCAGCCCAGCACGGAATGTTGGATGCGGGTGACGGCGAAAAACAGGTGCGGTCAGGAAGACCCGTGTGTGCGTTGTTCTGGAATCCtgctgtgcgtgcgtgcgtgcaggtGTGGCGTGTGGAGGAGCAGAATAAAGTGTCGGTGGACTCGTCAGTGATTGGTCAGTTTTGGGGTGGAGACAGTTACATCATCCTGTACCAGTACCGTCACAAAGACCGAGACGGCAGCATCATTTATGTTTG GCAAGGAGCCCGATCGAGTCAGGAAGAGCTCACCGCTTCGGCCATTTTGGCCATTCAACTAGATGAGGAACTGGGGGGTGAGGCTGTGCAG GTGCGCGTGGGCCAGGGCAAAGAACCTGCCCACTTGATGAGTCTGTTTGGCGGCCGACCGATGGTGGTCTATGAGGGCGGCACATCTCGAGGGCGGGGCCAAAAGCAGGTGGCTGATCTGCGCCTCTTCCAAATTCAAGCCAACGTCGCCGGACACTGCCGAGCTGTGCAG GTGAGGGCATCGTCCTCTAGTCTCAACTCCGGCGATGTCTTCCTGCTGGCGTCGTCTTCAGGATGCTGGATGTGGAAAGGTCGCGGCAGCAGCTCGGCTGAAGTCCGAGGAGCCCGACATCTAGCTGGAGTCCTGCGCGAGAACCCCGTCCGGGTGGAGGAGGGGCAGGAGGAAG GGGATTTCTGGTGTGCACTGGGAGGACACGAGGACTACTGTGAGTCTCGCCGATGTGAGGCTCAGATGGCGGCGCATCCTCCTCGTCTGTTCGCCTGCTCCTACAAGACTGGAAATTTCCTG ATGGAGGAAGTTCCTGGTGAGCTGACCCAGGAAGACCTTGCTCCTGATGAGGTCATGCTCTTAGATGCCTGGGAGCAC GTGTTTGTGTGGATTGGAAAGGAATCGCACGAGGATGAGAAAACAGAGGCATTTGCTTCAG CCTCGAGATACATAGAGAGCGACCCGGCCCGCAGAGACCCGCGCACTACAGTTGTGACCGTcaagcagggattcgaaccgcCCACCTTCACAGGTTGGTTCCTGGGCTGGGACTGCCGGTATTGGACCACAGACCCCCTACGGCGAGCCACGGAGGCGCCACATGTGTAA
- the LOC133399592 gene encoding gelsolin-like isoform X2 has protein sequence MAAFHPEFEQAGLQEGLQVWRVEHMDLAPVPKRLHGSFYCGDAYLVLNSSRRPGCLPQGRLCYHLHYWQGGECTQDEAGAAAILTVQMDDFLQGEPVQFREVQGHESNMFAGYFKAGLKYLAGGVASGFRHIETSDADVRWLLKVKGRRVVRATQVHLSWESFNTGDTFILDLGKELIQWSGCHSNHFEKLKATMVSKRIRDNERCGRASLLICDEGSEPEKMVEVLGHKPDLPEARPDDAKMDARDRKLAKLFKVSNVDGDLDVVMVARQSPFSQKTLLSGDCFILDNGSSGCVYVWKGKDSNAEERHAALKISEEFIQKMNYPTHTQVEVLPEHGETVLFKQFFEDWHYPDDTVGMGMAYMSNQIARIEKVPFDASSLHQSAAMAAQHGMLDAGDGEKQVWRVEEQNKVSVDSSVIGQFWGGDSYIILYQYRHKDRDGSIIYVWQGARSSQEELTASAILAIQLDEELGGEAVQVRVGQGKEPAHLMSLFGGRPMVVYEGGTSRGRGQKQVADLRLFQIQANVAGHCRAVQVRASSSSLNSGDVFLLASSSGCWMWKGRGSSSAEVRGARHLAGVLRENPVRVEEGQEEGDFWCALGGHEDYCESRRCEAQMAAHPPRLFACSYKTGNFLMEEVPGELTQEDLAPDEVMLLDAWEHVFVWIGKESHEDEKTEAFASASRYIESDPARRDPRTTVVTVKQGFEPPTFTGWFLGWDCRYWTTDPLRRATEAPHV, from the exons ATGGCGGCGTTCCACCCAGAGTTTGAGCAGGCGGGTCTCCAGGAGGGTCTCCAAGTGTGGAGGGTTGAGCACATGGACCTGGCCCCCGTTCCCAAGCGTCTTCATGGCTCCTTCTACTGCGGGGACGCTTACCTGGTCCTCAACAGCAGCCGTCGGCCAGGATGCCTCCCGCAGGGGCGGCTGTGCTACCACCTGCACTATTGGCAAGGTGGCGAATGTACCCAGGACGAGGCCGGGGCGGCAGCCATCTTGACAGTCCAGATGGATGACTTCCTGCAGGGGGAGCCGGTCCAGTTCCGTGAAGTCCAGGGTCATGAGTCCAACATGTTTGCGGGATACTTCAAAGCGGGCCTCAAGTACTTG GCGGGGGGCGTGGCTTCAGGATTCCGACACATAGAGACGAGTGACGCTGATGTCAGGTGGCTGCTGAAGGTCAAAGGTCGCCGCGTTGTCAGGGCAACACAAGTCCACCTCAGCTGGGAGAGTTTCAACACAGGAGACACATTCATACTTGACCTGGGAAAG GAGCTCATCCAGTGGTCTGGTTGTCATAGTAACCACTTTGAGAAGTTGAAGGCCACCATG GTGTCCAAGCGTATCCGTGATAACGAGCGTTGCGGGCGTGCCTCGCTGCTGATCTGCGACGAAGGCTCGGAACCTGAAAAGATGGTGGAG GTCCTCGGGCACAAACCTGACCTTCCGGAAGCCCGCCCGGACGATGCCAAGATGGATGCCCGCGACAGGAAATTGGCAAAGCTGTTCAAA GTGTCCAACGTGGACGGGGACTTGGACGTCGTGATGGTGGCCCGACAAAGTCCGTTCTCCCAGAAAACCTTGCTCTCTGGCGACTGTTTCATCCTAGACAATGGAAGCAGCGGATGCGTTTACGTGTGGAAAG GGAAGGACTCAAACGCTGAGGAGCGACATGCGGCTCTAAAGATTTCCGAAGAGTTCATCCAGAAGATGAATTACCCAACACACACCCAG GTCGAGGTCCTTCCTGAGCATGGCGAGACGGTGCTCTTCAAACAATTCTTTGAAGACTGGCACTATCCCGACGACACGGTTGGCATGGGAATGGCCTACATGTCCAATCAAATCGCCAGGATCGAGAAG GTCCCGTTCGATGCGTCGTCTCTCCACCAGTCGGCAGCCATGGCAGCCCAGCACGGAATGTTGGATGCGGGTGACGGCGAAAAACAG gtGTGGCGTGTGGAGGAGCAGAATAAAGTGTCGGTGGACTCGTCAGTGATTGGTCAGTTTTGGGGTGGAGACAGTTACATCATCCTGTACCAGTACCGTCACAAAGACCGAGACGGCAGCATCATTTATGTTTG GCAAGGAGCCCGATCGAGTCAGGAAGAGCTCACCGCTTCGGCCATTTTGGCCATTCAACTAGATGAGGAACTGGGGGGTGAGGCTGTGCAG GTGCGCGTGGGCCAGGGCAAAGAACCTGCCCACTTGATGAGTCTGTTTGGCGGCCGACCGATGGTGGTCTATGAGGGCGGCACATCTCGAGGGCGGGGCCAAAAGCAGGTGGCTGATCTGCGCCTCTTCCAAATTCAAGCCAACGTCGCCGGACACTGCCGAGCTGTGCAG GTGAGGGCATCGTCCTCTAGTCTCAACTCCGGCGATGTCTTCCTGCTGGCGTCGTCTTCAGGATGCTGGATGTGGAAAGGTCGCGGCAGCAGCTCGGCTGAAGTCCGAGGAGCCCGACATCTAGCTGGAGTCCTGCGCGAGAACCCCGTCCGGGTGGAGGAGGGGCAGGAGGAAG GGGATTTCTGGTGTGCACTGGGAGGACACGAGGACTACTGTGAGTCTCGCCGATGTGAGGCTCAGATGGCGGCGCATCCTCCTCGTCTGTTCGCCTGCTCCTACAAGACTGGAAATTTCCTG ATGGAGGAAGTTCCTGGTGAGCTGACCCAGGAAGACCTTGCTCCTGATGAGGTCATGCTCTTAGATGCCTGGGAGCAC GTGTTTGTGTGGATTGGAAAGGAATCGCACGAGGATGAGAAAACAGAGGCATTTGCTTCAG CCTCGAGATACATAGAGAGCGACCCGGCCCGCAGAGACCCGCGCACTACAGTTGTGACCGTcaagcagggattcgaaccgcCCACCTTCACAGGTTGGTTCCTGGGCTGGGACTGCCGGTATTGGACCACAGACCCCCTACGGCGAGCCACGGAGGCGCCACATGTGTAA